The following coding sequences are from one Delphinus delphis chromosome 19, mDelDel1.2, whole genome shotgun sequence window:
- the SGCA gene encoding alpha-sarcoglycan: protein MAAVLIWISLLVGLLAGLGRTEAQQTTLHPLVGRVFVHTLDRENFLHLPELVVSVPATVPITYHAHLQGHPDLPRWLRYAQRGPHQPGFLYGAPTPADRGRQVIEVTAYNRDSFDTTRHRLVLLIGDPEGPLLPYQAEFLVRSHDVEEVLPSTPAGRFLTALGGLWEPGELQLLNITSALDRGGRVPLPIEGRKEGVYIKVGSSSPFSTCLKMVASPDSQARCAQGQPPLLSCYDTLAPHFRVDWCNVLLVDKSVPEPADEVPTPGDGILEHDPFFCPPTEATAREFLTDALVTLLVPLLVALLLTLLLAYVMCCRREGRLKRDLATSDIQMVHHCTIRGNTEELRQMAASREVPRPLSTLPMFNVRTGERLPPQVDSARVPLILDQH from the exons ATGGCAGCAGTGCTAATCTGGATTTCTCTCCTTGTGG GTctcctggcagggctggggcgCACCGAGGCCCAGCAGACCACCCTGCACCCGCTCGTGGGCCGCGTCTTTGTACACACCCTGGATCGCGAAAACTTCCTGCACCTTCCTGAGCTCGTCGTCT CTGTCCCAGCCACCGTCCCTATCACCTACCACGCCCACCTCCAGGGACACCCAGACCTGCCCAGGTGGCTCCGCTACGCCCAGCGCGGCCCCCACCAGCCTGGCTTTCTCTATGGCGCCCCCACCCCAGCAGATCGCGGACGCCAGGTCATCGAG GTCACAGCCTACAATCGGGACAGCTTTGACACCACCCGGCATAGGCTGGTGCTGTTGATTGGAGACCCAGAAG GCCCCCTGCTACCATACCAGGCTGAGTTCCTGGTGCGCAGCCATGATGTAGAGGAGGTGCTGCCCTCGACACCTGCCGGCCGTTTCCTCACAGCCTTGGGGGGGCTCTGGGAGCCAGGGGAACTccagctgctcaacatcacctcTGCCTTGGACCGTGGGGGCCGAGTTCCCCTTCCTATCGAGGGCCGCAAGGAAGG GGTATACATCAAGGTGGGCTCTTCCTCACCCTTCTCCACCTGCCTGAAGATGGTGGCATCCCCGGACAGCCAAGCTCGCTGTGCCCAGGGCCAGCCTCCACTGCTGTCCTGCTATGACACCTTGGCACCTCACTTCCGAGTTGACTGGTGCAACGTGTTGTTG GTGGACAAGTCAGTGCCAGAGCCGGCAGATGAGGTACCCACGCCAGGTGATGGGATCCTGGAGCACGACCCGTTCTTCTGCCCACCCACCGAGGCCACAGCCCGAGAATTCCTGACCGATGCACTGGTCACCCTCCTGGTGCCCCTGCTGGTGGCCCTACTGCTCACCCTGCTCCTGGCCTACGTTATGTGCTGCCGGCGGGAGGGACG GTTGAAGAGAGACCTGGCCACCTCTGA TATCCAGATGGTCCACCATTGCACCATCCGTGGGAATACAGAGGAGCTGCGACAGATGGCAGCTAGCCGAGAGGTGCCCCGGCCACTCTCAACCCTGCCCATGTTCAATGTGCGCACAGGCGAGCGGCTGCCCCCGCAAGTGGACAGCGCCCGGGTGCCCCTCATCCTGGACCAGCACTGA
- the LOC132414399 gene encoding histone H1.9-like, with translation MKKDTSLPPPSGPLASNSALGAVQQASTSGLPSKRGTGCHASSKTHRKPNISKVILGVMASKGARKRVSLATLRKAVGTSGYMTRSAWRFKRALKRLVDKGILKQVTGKGATGSVFMASKHASKFKPKAKRRQRQRQWQSGQRRPGQRRLPMGSKQGHKKLAKGVRRVAKCCHS, from the coding sequence atgaagaaagacaCTTCGCTGCCACCCCCATCTGGGCCCTTGGCCTCAAACAGTGCCCTGGGTGCAGTCCAGCAGGCCAGCACGTCCGGACTCCCGAGCAAGAGAGGGACTGGGTGCCACGCCTCCTCCAAAACCCACCGGAAGCCCAACATATCCAAAGTGATCCTGGGGGTCATGGCGAGCAAGGGGGCGCGCAAGCGCGTGTCCCTGGCTACCCTGAGGAAGGCCGTCGGCACCAGCGGCTACATGACCCGCAGCGCCTGGCGCTTCAAGCGAGCACTCAAGAGGCTGGTGGACAAGGGCATACTCAAGCAGGTGACAGGCAAGGGGGCCACAGGCTCCGTCTTCATGGCCAGCAAGCATGCCTCCAAGTTCAAGCCCAAGGCAAAGAGACGGCAACGGCAGCGGCAGTGGCAGTCGGGGCAGCGCCGGCCTGGGCAGCGCCGGTTGCCCATGGGCTCCAAGCAGGGGCACAAGAAGCTCGCCAAGGGGGTTCGCAGGGTGGCCAAATGCTGCCACAGTTAA